In Nocardia asteroides, a single genomic region encodes these proteins:
- the purF gene encoding amidophosphoribosyltransferase, with the protein MTNADFPVDSDLSTPNPVPPPAAAHDQDENEPREECGVFGVWAPSEDVAKLSYYGLYALQHRGQEAAGIAVSDGQQILVFKDLGLVSQVFDEQTLAAMPGHVAIGHCRYSTTGSTTWENAQPIFRTTAVGSGLALGHNGNLVNTAELNERAREQGLLGRRPAGDSKPAPIAATSDSDVMTALLAHAAADSSIEQAAMELLPTLRGAFCLTFMDEHTLYAARDPHGVRPLVLGRLDRGWVVASETAALDIVGAAFVREIEPGELLAIDADGVRSMRFAAPEPKGCVFEYVYLARPDSTIAGRSVHSTRVDIGRRLAKEHPVEADLVIPVPESGTPAAVGYAQGSGVPYGQGLMKNAYVGRTFIQPSQTIRQLGIRLKLNPLREVIRGKRLIVVDDSIVRGNTQRALIRMLRESGALEIHVRIASPPVKWPCFYGIDFASRAELIANGAGLPDGAAGSNDPESEVFRDMVEGVRRSIGADTLGYISLDGMIAATEQPRSRLCSACFDGHYPIPLPHEAAIGKNLLEGMLSGKPEAALLRENANASALSRP; encoded by the coding sequence GTGACCAACGCCGACTTTCCGGTCGACAGCGATCTATCCACCCCCAACCCGGTCCCGCCGCCGGCCGCCGCCCATGATCAGGACGAGAACGAGCCGCGCGAGGAGTGCGGCGTTTTCGGGGTCTGGGCGCCGAGCGAAGACGTCGCGAAGCTGAGCTACTACGGCCTCTACGCCCTCCAGCACCGCGGGCAGGAGGCGGCGGGAATCGCCGTCTCGGACGGTCAGCAGATCCTGGTCTTCAAGGATCTCGGCCTGGTCAGCCAGGTGTTCGACGAGCAGACGCTGGCCGCCATGCCCGGCCACGTCGCCATCGGGCACTGCCGGTACTCCACCACCGGCTCCACCACCTGGGAGAACGCGCAGCCGATCTTCCGCACCACCGCCGTCGGCTCCGGGCTCGCGCTCGGGCACAACGGCAACCTGGTCAATACCGCCGAGCTGAACGAGCGCGCCAGGGAGCAGGGGCTGCTCGGCCGCCGCCCGGCGGGCGACAGCAAGCCCGCCCCGATCGCCGCCACCTCCGACTCGGACGTGATGACGGCGCTGCTCGCGCACGCCGCCGCCGACTCCAGCATCGAGCAGGCCGCCATGGAGCTGCTGCCGACGCTGCGCGGCGCCTTCTGCCTGACCTTCATGGACGAGCACACGCTCTACGCCGCCCGTGACCCGCACGGGGTGCGCCCGCTGGTGCTCGGCAGGCTCGACCGCGGCTGGGTGGTCGCCAGCGAGACCGCCGCGCTCGACATCGTCGGCGCCGCCTTCGTCCGCGAGATCGAGCCGGGCGAGCTGCTCGCCATCGACGCCGACGGCGTGCGCTCCATGCGCTTCGCCGCGCCGGAGCCGAAGGGCTGTGTCTTCGAGTACGTCTACCTGGCCAGGCCGGATTCCACCATCGCGGGCCGCTCGGTGCACTCCACCCGGGTCGACATCGGCCGCAGGCTGGCCAAGGAGCACCCGGTCGAGGCAGACCTGGTGATCCCGGTGCCGGAGTCGGGCACCCCGGCCGCGGTCGGCTACGCGCAGGGCTCGGGGGTGCCCTACGGCCAGGGGCTGATGAAGAACGCCTACGTCGGCCGCACCTTCATCCAGCCGAGCCAGACCATCAGGCAGCTCGGCATCCGGCTCAAGCTGAACCCGCTGCGCGAGGTGATCAGGGGCAAGCGGCTGATCGTGGTGGACGACTCCATCGTCCGCGGCAACACCCAGCGCGCCCTCATCCGCATGCTGCGCGAGTCCGGCGCGCTGGAGATCCACGTGCGGATCGCCTCGCCGCCGGTCAAGTGGCCGTGCTTCTACGGCATCGACTTCGCCTCCAGGGCCGAGCTCATCGCCAACGGCGCCGGGCTGCCGGACGGCGCCGCCGGCTCCAACGACCCGGAGTCCGAGGTCTTCCGCGACATGGTGGAGGGGGTGCGCCGCTCGATCGGCGCCGACACCCTCGGCTACATCTCGCTGGACGGGATGATCGCCGCCACCGAGCAGCCGCGCAGCAGGCTCTGCAGCGCCTGTTTCGACGGCCACTACCCGATCCCGCTGCCGCACGAGGCCGCCATCGGCAAGAACCTGCTGGAGGGCATGCTGAGCGGCAAGCCGGAGGCGGCACTGCTCCGGGAGAACGCGAACGCGAGCGCGCTGAGCAGGCCCTGA
- the purM gene encoding phosphoribosylformylglycinamidine cyclo-ligase, protein MTEQTPSGNGASYAAAGVDIEAGDRAVELFGPLAKKASRPEVQGGLGGFAGLFALKSGYREPLLAASTDGVGTKLAVAQALDKHDTVGLDLVAMVVDDLVVCGAEPLFLQDYIAVGKVVPERVAELVSGIADGCVKAGCALLGGETAEHPGLMDPDDYDLSATGVGVVEADAVLGPERVRSGDVVIAMGASGLHSNGYSLARKVLLEIDRMSLTGHVEEFGRTLGEELLEPTRIYAKDCLALVAETDVRTFAHVTGGGLAANLGRVLPQGMVAELDRGTWSPAPVFKMIAQRGRVERTEMEKTFNMGVGMVAVVAPEDVDRALAVLTARHIDCWTLGSVSRSKDADAPRSVLVGEHPRF, encoded by the coding sequence ATGACTGAACAGACCCCCAGTGGTAACGGTGCTTCCTACGCCGCGGCCGGTGTGGACATCGAAGCCGGTGACCGCGCCGTCGAATTGTTCGGGCCATTGGCGAAGAAGGCGAGCCGCCCCGAGGTGCAGGGCGGCCTCGGTGGCTTCGCCGGGTTGTTCGCGCTGAAGAGCGGGTACCGGGAGCCGCTGCTCGCCGCCTCGACCGACGGCGTCGGCACCAAACTGGCGGTCGCGCAGGCGCTGGACAAGCACGACACCGTCGGGCTGGATCTGGTCGCCATGGTCGTCGACGACCTGGTGGTCTGCGGCGCCGAGCCGCTGTTCCTGCAGGATTACATCGCGGTCGGCAAGGTCGTCCCGGAGCGGGTCGCGGAGCTGGTCTCCGGCATCGCCGACGGCTGCGTGAAGGCGGGCTGCGCGCTGCTCGGCGGGGAGACCGCCGAGCACCCCGGGTTGATGGACCCGGACGACTACGACCTCTCCGCGACCGGCGTCGGCGTGGTCGAGGCGGACGCCGTGCTCGGCCCGGAGCGGGTGCGCTCCGGCGACGTGGTGATCGCCATGGGCGCCTCCGGGCTGCACTCCAACGGCTACAGCCTGGCCCGCAAGGTGCTGCTGGAGATCGACCGGATGAGCCTGACCGGGCACGTCGAGGAGTTCGGCCGGACGCTCGGCGAAGAGTTGCTCGAGCCGACCCGGATCTACGCCAAGGACTGCCTGGCGCTGGTCGCCGAGACCGATGTGCGCACCTTCGCGCACGTCACCGGCGGCGGGCTGGCCGCCAACCTGGGCCGGGTGCTGCCGCAGGGCATGGTCGCCGAGCTGGATCGCGGCACCTGGAGCCCGGCGCCGGTCTTCAAGATGATCGCGCAGCGTGGCCGGGTCGAGCGCACCGAGATGGAGAAGACGTTCAACATGGGCGTCGGCATGGTCGCGGTGGTCGCCCCCGAAGATGTCGACCGGGCGCTGGCCGTGCTCACCGCGCGGCACATCGATTGCTGGACACTGGGTTCGGTGAGCCGCAGCAAGGATGCCGACGCGCCGCGTTCGGTGCTGGTCGGCGAGCACCCGCGCTTCTAG